The proteins below come from a single Streptomyces spongiicola genomic window:
- a CDS encoding ADP-ribosylglycohydrolase family protein: MDWTACDRARGALLGLAVGDALGAPAENMRPSEIRRRWGRIEGFVTDNPAGTDDTEYAIFSGLLLARHGSALTVAHVEKAWHHWIADLDEGPFRGAGFSERGTLENLRRGLAAPITAQHRHAWSDGLAIRAAPFGVFAAGSPREAARLVAVDGCVSHDGEGIYGGQAVAAGVAAAMAGAGPAGVIGAALSAVPLDSWTSRSMRRAVVAAERAGTDPLGRERTVRSAVVVGGYPWTDLAPEAVGLAFGAFAAARGDFRTSVLTAVNMGRDADTTAAVAGALAGAMSGATAIPPDWAAAIGPVRGSCLPSMRGYHVLDIADLLTPYDDTEAPS; the protein is encoded by the coding sequence GTGGACTGGACTGCATGCGATCGGGCCCGCGGCGCGCTCCTGGGGCTGGCCGTGGGCGACGCCCTCGGCGCACCGGCGGAGAACATGCGGCCCTCCGAGATCCGCCGCCGCTGGGGCCGTATCGAGGGCTTCGTGACCGACAACCCCGCGGGCACGGACGACACCGAGTACGCGATCTTCTCCGGGCTGCTGCTCGCCCGCCACGGATCGGCGCTCACCGTGGCGCACGTCGAGAAGGCGTGGCACCACTGGATCGCCGACCTGGACGAGGGCCCGTTCCGGGGGGCCGGCTTCAGCGAGCGCGGCACGCTGGAGAACCTGCGCCGCGGGCTGGCGGCGCCCATCACCGCGCAGCACCGGCACGCCTGGAGCGACGGGCTCGCCATACGGGCGGCGCCGTTCGGGGTGTTCGCCGCGGGCTCCCCCCGCGAGGCGGCCCGGCTGGTGGCCGTCGACGGTTGCGTGAGCCACGACGGCGAGGGCATCTACGGCGGGCAGGCGGTGGCGGCCGGGGTGGCCGCCGCGATGGCGGGGGCCGGTCCGGCGGGAGTGATCGGCGCCGCCCTCTCCGCCGTGCCCCTGGACTCCTGGACGTCGCGCTCCATGCGCCGGGCGGTCGTCGCGGCGGAACGCGCGGGAACGGATCCGCTCGGCCGGGAACGGACGGTCCGTTCCGCGGTCGTCGTCGGCGGCTACCCGTGGACCGACCTGGCGCCCGAGGCGGTCGGACTGGCCTTCGGCGCGTTCGCCGCGGCCCGGGGCGACTTCCGCACATCGGTGCTGACCGCGGTCAACATGGGCCGCGACGCCGACACCACCGCGGCGGTCGCGGGCGCGCTGGCCGGGGCGATGTCGGGCGCCACCGCCATCCCGCCGGACTGGGCCGCCGCGATCGGCCCGGTCCGGGGCAGCTGCCTCCCCTCCATGCGGGGCTACCACGTCCTCGACATCGCGGACCTGCTCACTCCGTACGACGACACCGAGGCCCCGTCATGA
- a CDS encoding ADP-ribosylglycohydrolase family protein, translating to MPLRPQPSGRESAAAADGGTAAARTRRPDSPRAGAGSLGPGTGWGYSCRPHRAAARPGESASTGTRTASRTRDGYRKRLEGLLLGLAAGDAAGWPAARHRAARMPEWTRRLTRELDTFAEQNATTTLPVPIALNQPPEPLRLGPSDDAEWAAFAAETVLASAGERFDGLAPGRRVRTAVDLAWNTLAGEIAAAEARAPEVEAAVPPLRARISVRAGLGNLATGLRPPATGHDNPHYFDDAACVRAAVLAAVHPGDPRAAAELAEFDARYTQDGDGVHGARAMAAAVAAALGGATADAAVGAALAELPEATEIGRNARHALVLARRAEDAFSLVPLLEHQIVDHVYSYGIAAAETVPVALALVTAARGRMSGALPAAACLSRVADSAPALAGALTGALGGAAAVPAAWRDACRTLAGCALPRLAGTDLVELAGLLARVTHPTDAAPAAPHTPPSSASAAPATSATPAASATPAASAAAPAPAATAAATATATATAGAGAGAGAGGAGRTAGP from the coding sequence ATGCCACTCCGTCCGCAACCCAGCGGCCGGGAGTCCGCCGCGGCGGCGGACGGCGGCACGGCCGCCGCGCGGACCCGGCGCCCGGACTCCCCCCGTGCCGGGGCCGGGAGCCTCGGCCCCGGTACGGGGTGGGGGTACTCGTGCCGGCCGCACCGCGCGGCGGCCCGCCCCGGCGAGTCGGCCTCCACGGGCACGCGCACCGCTTCCCGTACCCGCGACGGATACCGCAAACGGCTCGAGGGGCTGCTGCTCGGGCTCGCCGCCGGTGACGCCGCGGGGTGGCCGGCGGCCCGGCACCGGGCCGCGCGGATGCCCGAGTGGACGCGGCGTCTCACCCGTGAACTCGACACGTTCGCCGAGCAGAACGCCACGACCACGCTGCCGGTCCCGATCGCCCTGAACCAGCCCCCGGAACCTCTGCGCCTCGGCCCGTCCGACGACGCGGAGTGGGCCGCCTTCGCCGCCGAGACGGTCCTCGCCTCCGCGGGTGAGCGGTTCGACGGCCTGGCCCCCGGCCGCCGGGTGCGTACCGCGGTCGACCTCGCCTGGAACACCCTCGCCGGAGAGATCGCCGCGGCTGAGGCCCGGGCACCGGAGGTCGAGGCGGCCGTGCCTCCCCTGCGTGCCCGGATCTCCGTACGCGCGGGGCTGGGCAATCTCGCCACCGGACTGCGCCCGCCCGCCACCGGCCACGACAACCCGCACTACTTCGACGACGCCGCCTGCGTGCGCGCCGCCGTGCTCGCCGCCGTCCACCCGGGCGACCCCCGGGCCGCCGCCGAGCTGGCCGAGTTCGACGCGCGCTACACCCAGGACGGCGACGGTGTGCACGGCGCCCGCGCCATGGCGGCCGCGGTCGCCGCGGCGCTCGGCGGCGCGACCGCGGACGCGGCTGTCGGCGCCGCCCTGGCCGAACTCCCCGAGGCCACCGAGATCGGCCGCAACGCCCGGCACGCCCTGGTGCTCGCCCGCCGCGCGGAGGACGCCTTCTCCCTGGTGCCCCTGCTGGAGCACCAGATCGTCGACCACGTCTACAGCTACGGCATCGCCGCGGCCGAGACGGTGCCCGTCGCCCTCGCGTTGGTGACGGCGGCGCGCGGCCGGATGAGCGGGGCCCTGCCCGCGGCCGCGTGCCTGTCACGGGTCGCCGACTCCGCGCCCGCCCTCGCCGGCGCGCTGACCGGGGCCCTCGGCGGGGCGGCGGCCGTGCCCGCGGCCTGGCGGGACGCCTGCCGCACCCTGGCCGGCTGCGCCCTCCCCCGGCTCGCCGGCACGGACCTGGTGGAACTCGCCGGGCTGCTGGCCCGCGTCACCCACCCGACGGACGCCGCCCCGGCCGCGCCGCACACCCCGCCGTCCTCCGCCTCGGCGGCCCCGGCGACCTCGGCGACCCCGGCGGCCTCGGCGACCCCGGCGGCCTCCGCCGCTGCTCCCGCTCCCGCTGCCACCGCCGCTGCCACCGCCACCGCCACCGCCACCGCCGGAGCAGGAGCAGGAGCAGGAGCAGGAGGTGCCGGCCGGACCGCGGGTCCGTAA
- the gltB gene encoding glutamate synthase large subunit, producing the protein MRSDAWSPMDGRPAPQGMYDPRNEHDACGVGFVATLTGVASHELVEQALTVLRNLEHRGATGSEPDSGDGAGILLQVPDAFLREVAGFELPEAGSYAVGIAFIPQGAEDQAVSRIETIAAEEGLDVLGWRDVPVAPELLGATARSTMPVFRQLFVSGAASRAEGSAEGSAEGSAEGRISGLALDRRAFVLRKRAEREAGVYFPSLSARTVVYKGMLTTGQLEPFFPDLSDRRFATAVALVHSRFSTNTFPSWPLAHPYRFVAHNGEINTVRGNRNWMRARESQLVSELFGERDLERIFPVCTPDASDSASFDEVLELLHLGGRSLPHSVLMMVPEAWENHDSMDPARRAFYRYHSTMMEPWDGPACVTFTDGTRVGAVLDRNGLRPGRYWVTDDGLVVLSSEVGVLDIDPARVVRKGRLQPGRMFLVDTAEHRIIEDDEIKAALAAEHPYEEWLDAGIIELGDLPEREHIVHTHASVTRRQQTFGYTEEELRVLLAPMARTGAEPIGSMGTDSPIAALSERPRLLFDYFTQLFAQVTNPPLDAIREELVTSLLSSLGPQGNLLEPTAASCRSVTLPFPVIDNDELAKLIHINADGDMPGMKAVTLSGLFRVSGGGDALAARLDEVCAEADAAIDGGARLIVLSDRHSDAEHAPIPSLLLTSAVHHHLIRTKQRTQVGLLVEAGDVREVHHVALLIGYGAAAVNPYLAMESVEDLLRAGTFIDGLEPERAIRNLIKALGKGVLKVMSKMGISTVASYRGAQVFEAVGLDDAFVAQYFDGTATKIGGAGLDVIAAEVAARHAKAYPASGIAPAHRALEIGGEYQWRREGEPHLFDPETVFRLQHATRTRRYDIFKKYTDRVNEQSERLMTLRGLFGFKSGRPPVPLDEVEPAAGIVRRFSTGAMSYGSISKEAHETLAIAMNQLGGKSNTGEGGEDPERLYDPARRSSIKQVASGRFGVTSEYLVNADDIQIKMAQGAKPGEGGQLPGPKVYPWVAKTRHSTPGVGLISPPPHHDIYSIEDLAQLIHDLKNANPAARIHVKLVSEVGVGTVAAGVSKAHADVVLISGHDGGTGASPLTSLKHAGGPWELGLAETQQTLLLNGLRDRIVVQTDGQLKTGRDVVIAALLGAEEFGFATAPLVVSGCIMMRVCHLDTCPVGIATQNPVLRERFTGKAEFVVNFFEFIAEEVRELLAELGFRTLDEAVGHAELLDTTRAVNHWKARGLDLAPLFHVPDLPEGAVRHQLVEQDHGLEKALDNELIRLAADALSAATAEEAQPVRAQVAIRNINRTVGTMLGHEVTRRYGGAGLPDDTVDITFTGSAGQSFGAFLPRGVTLRLEGDANDYVGKGLSGGRIVVRPDRGADHLAEYSTIAGNTIAYGATGGELFLRGRTGERFCVRNSGALVVSEGVGDHGCEYMTGGHAVVLGETGRNFAAGMSGGVAYVIDLDEDNVNAGNADAVETPGEADREWLHDVVRRHHEETGSTVAEKLLADWPAAADRFSKIIPITYKAVLAAKDAAELAGLSERETTEKMMEAATHG; encoded by the coding sequence ATGCGTTCCGACGCCTGGTCGCCCATGGACGGTCGCCCCGCCCCGCAGGGGATGTACGACCCCCGTAACGAACACGACGCCTGCGGTGTCGGGTTCGTGGCCACCCTCACCGGTGTTGCCAGCCATGAGCTGGTCGAGCAGGCGCTGACCGTACTGCGCAACCTCGAGCACCGCGGCGCCACCGGCTCCGAGCCCGACTCGGGCGACGGCGCGGGCATCCTGCTCCAGGTCCCCGACGCCTTCCTGCGCGAGGTCGCCGGGTTCGAACTCCCCGAGGCCGGTTCGTACGCCGTCGGCATCGCCTTCATCCCCCAGGGCGCCGAGGACCAGGCCGTCTCGCGGATCGAGACGATCGCCGCCGAGGAGGGCCTGGACGTCCTGGGCTGGCGCGACGTCCCCGTCGCCCCCGAGCTGCTGGGCGCCACCGCCCGCTCCACGATGCCCGTCTTCCGTCAGCTCTTCGTGAGCGGCGCCGCCTCCCGGGCCGAAGGCTCCGCGGAAGGCTCCGCGGAAGGCTCCGCGGAAGGCCGGATCAGCGGCCTCGCCCTCGACCGCAGGGCGTTCGTGCTGCGCAAGCGCGCCGAGCGCGAGGCGGGCGTCTACTTCCCGTCGCTCTCCGCCCGCACCGTCGTCTACAAGGGCATGCTGACCACCGGCCAGCTGGAGCCCTTCTTCCCGGACCTCTCGGACCGCCGCTTCGCCACCGCCGTGGCCCTGGTCCACTCCCGGTTCTCCACCAACACCTTCCCGAGCTGGCCGCTCGCCCACCCGTACCGCTTCGTGGCGCACAACGGTGAGATCAACACCGTCAGGGGCAACCGCAACTGGATGCGGGCCCGGGAGTCGCAGCTGGTCAGCGAGCTGTTCGGAGAGAGGGACCTGGAGCGGATCTTCCCGGTCTGCACCCCGGACGCCTCCGACTCCGCCTCCTTCGACGAGGTCCTGGAACTGCTGCACCTCGGCGGCCGCTCGCTGCCCCACAGCGTGCTGATGATGGTCCCCGAGGCGTGGGAGAACCACGACTCCATGGACCCGGCCCGGCGCGCCTTCTACCGCTACCACTCCACGATGATGGAGCCCTGGGACGGCCCGGCCTGCGTCACCTTCACCGACGGCACCCGGGTCGGCGCGGTCCTCGACCGCAACGGCCTGCGCCCCGGCCGCTACTGGGTCACCGACGACGGCCTGGTCGTCCTCTCCTCCGAGGTCGGCGTCCTGGACATCGACCCCGCCAGGGTCGTCCGCAAGGGCCGCCTCCAGCCCGGCCGGATGTTCCTCGTCGACACCGCCGAGCACCGCATCATCGAGGACGACGAGATCAAGGCCGCACTGGCCGCCGAGCACCCCTACGAGGAGTGGCTCGACGCCGGGATCATCGAGCTGGGCGACCTGCCCGAGCGCGAGCACATCGTCCACACCCACGCCTCGGTCACCCGCCGCCAGCAGACCTTCGGCTACACCGAGGAGGAGCTGCGCGTCCTGCTCGCGCCGATGGCCCGCACCGGCGCCGAGCCGATCGGCTCCATGGGCACCGACTCGCCGATCGCGGCCCTGTCCGAGCGCCCGCGGCTGCTCTTCGACTACTTCACCCAGCTGTTCGCGCAGGTCACCAACCCGCCGCTGGACGCCATCCGCGAGGAACTCGTCACCTCGCTGCTCTCCTCCCTCGGCCCGCAGGGCAACCTGCTGGAGCCGACCGCGGCGTCCTGCCGTTCGGTAACCCTGCCGTTCCCGGTGATCGACAACGACGAGCTGGCCAAGCTCATCCACATCAACGCCGACGGCGACATGCCCGGCATGAAGGCCGTCACCCTGTCCGGCCTCTTCCGGGTCTCCGGCGGCGGCGACGCCCTCGCCGCCCGGCTGGACGAGGTCTGCGCCGAGGCCGACGCCGCCATCGACGGCGGCGCCCGGCTGATCGTGCTCTCCGACCGGCACTCCGACGCCGAGCACGCGCCGATCCCGTCGCTGCTGCTCACCTCCGCCGTCCACCACCACCTCATCCGCACCAAGCAGCGCACCCAGGTGGGCCTGCTGGTCGAGGCCGGCGACGTCCGCGAGGTGCACCACGTCGCGCTGCTCATCGGCTACGGCGCCGCCGCGGTCAACCCGTACCTGGCGATGGAGTCCGTGGAGGACCTGCTGCGCGCCGGGACCTTCATCGACGGCCTGGAGCCCGAGCGGGCGATCCGCAACCTGATCAAGGCCCTCGGCAAGGGCGTCCTCAAGGTCATGTCCAAGATGGGCATCTCGACCGTCGCCTCCTACCGCGGCGCCCAGGTCTTCGAGGCCGTCGGCCTCGACGACGCCTTCGTCGCCCAGTACTTCGACGGCACCGCCACCAAGATCGGCGGCGCCGGCCTGGACGTGATCGCCGCCGAGGTCGCCGCCCGGCACGCCAAGGCCTACCCGGCCAGCGGCATCGCCCCGGCGCACCGTGCGCTCGAGATCGGCGGCGAGTACCAGTGGCGCCGCGAGGGCGAGCCGCACCTGTTCGACCCGGAGACCGTCTTCCGCCTGCAGCACGCCACGCGCACCAGGCGGTACGACATCTTCAAGAAGTACACGGACCGGGTGAACGAGCAGTCCGAGCGCCTGATGACGCTGCGCGGCCTGTTCGGCTTCAAGTCCGGCCGCCCGCCCGTCCCCCTCGACGAGGTCGAGCCGGCCGCCGGGATCGTCAGGCGCTTCTCCACCGGCGCCATGTCGTACGGCTCCATCTCCAAGGAGGCGCACGAGACCCTCGCCATCGCCATGAACCAGCTGGGCGGCAAGTCCAACACCGGTGAGGGCGGCGAGGACCCGGAGCGCCTGTACGACCCGGCGCGCCGCTCCAGCATCAAGCAGGTCGCCTCCGGCCGCTTCGGCGTGACGTCCGAGTACCTGGTCAACGCGGACGACATCCAGATCAAGATGGCCCAGGGCGCCAAGCCCGGCGAGGGCGGCCAGCTGCCCGGCCCCAAGGTCTACCCGTGGGTCGCCAAAACCCGGCACTCCACCCCGGGCGTCGGACTGATCTCCCCGCCGCCGCACCACGACATCTACTCCATCGAGGACCTGGCGCAGCTGATCCACGACCTCAAGAACGCCAACCCGGCCGCCCGCATCCATGTGAAGCTGGTGTCCGAGGTCGGCGTCGGCACGGTCGCCGCGGGCGTCTCCAAGGCCCACGCGGACGTCGTCCTCATCTCCGGCCACGACGGCGGCACCGGCGCCTCGCCGCTCACCTCGCTGAAGCACGCCGGCGGCCCCTGGGAACTCGGCCTCGCCGAGACCCAGCAGACGCTGCTGCTCAACGGCCTCCGCGACCGCATCGTCGTGCAGACCGACGGCCAGCTGAAGACCGGCCGCGACGTCGTCATCGCCGCGCTGCTGGGCGCCGAGGAGTTCGGCTTCGCCACCGCGCCGCTCGTCGTCTCCGGCTGCATCATGATGCGCGTCTGCCACCTGGACACCTGCCCGGTCGGCATCGCCACGCAGAACCCCGTCCTGCGCGAGCGCTTCACCGGCAAGGCCGAGTTCGTCGTCAACTTCTTCGAGTTCATCGCCGAGGAGGTCCGCGAACTGCTCGCCGAGCTGGGCTTCCGCACCCTCGACGAGGCCGTCGGCCACGCCGAGCTGCTGGACACCACCCGGGCCGTGAACCACTGGAAGGCCCGGGGCCTGGACCTGGCACCGCTGTTCCACGTGCCGGACCTGCCCGAGGGCGCCGTCCGCCACCAGCTCGTCGAGCAGGACCACGGCCTCGAGAAGGCCCTGGACAACGAGCTGATCAGGCTGGCCGCGGACGCGCTGTCCGCCGCCACCGCGGAGGAGGCCCAGCCGGTCCGCGCACAGGTCGCGATCCGCAACATCAACCGGACCGTCGGCACCATGCTCGGCCACGAGGTGACCAGGAGGTACGGCGGCGCCGGCCTGCCCGACGACACCGTCGACATCACCTTCACCGGCTCCGCCGGCCAGTCCTTCGGCGCCTTCCTGCCGCGCGGCGTCACACTGCGCCTGGAGGGCGACGCCAACGACTACGTCGGCAAGGGCCTCTCCGGCGGCCGGATCGTCGTCCGCCCCGACCGCGGCGCCGACCACCTGGCCGAGTACTCGACCATCGCGGGCAACACCATCGCCTACGGCGCCACCGGCGGCGAGCTGTTCCTGCGCGGCCGCACCGGAGAGCGCTTCTGCGTCCGCAACTCCGGTGCGCTGGTGGTCTCCGAGGGCGTGGGCGACCACGGCTGCGAGTACATGACCGGCGGCCACGCCGTCGTCCTCGGCGAGACGGGACGCAACTTCGCGGCCGGCATGTCCGGCGGTGTCGCCTACGTCATCGACCTCGACGAGGACAACGTCAACGCCGGCAACGCCGACGCCGTCGAGACCCCGGGCGAGGCCGACAGGGAGTGGCTGCACGACGTCGTGCGCCGCCACCACGAGGAGACGGGCTCCACCGTGGCCGAGAAGCTCCTCGCCGACTGGCCCGCCGCCGCGGACCGGTTCAGCAAGATCATCCCGATCACGTACAAGGCCGTGCTCGCCGCCAAGGACGCCGCTGAGCTCGCCGGTCTCTCCGAGCGGGAGACCACCGAGAAGATGATGGAGGCGGCGACCCATGGCTGA
- a CDS encoding glutamate synthase subunit beta, translating into MADPKGFLTTGREVAETRPVAERVKDWNEVYVPGSLLPIISKQAGRCMDCGIPFCHNGCPLGNLIPEWNDYAYRENWQAASERLHATNNFPEFTGRLCPAPCEAACVLGISQPAVTIKNVEVSIIDKAWDTGDVTPQPPERLSGKTVAVIGSGPAGLAAAQQLTRAGHTVVVYERADRVGGLLRYGIPEFKMEKRHINRRIEQMRAEGTKFRTGIEIGRDLTATDLRKRFDAVVIAAGATTARDLPVPGRELNGIHQAMEYLPLSNKVVEGDFVTPPITAEGKHVVVIGGGDTGADCVGTAHRQGAASVTQLEIMPRPGEERGTGQPWPTFPMLYKVTSAHEEGGERVYSVSTTHFEGDANGDVRSLHLVEVEFADGRPAPKPGTERAIPAQLVTLAMGFTGTDVENGLVTQFGLALDERGNIARDADFATNIDGVYVAGDAGRGQSLIVWAIAEGRSAARGVDRYLTGASELPAPIRPTDRALTV; encoded by the coding sequence ATGGCTGACCCCAAGGGCTTCCTGACCACCGGCCGCGAGGTCGCCGAGACCCGGCCCGTCGCCGAGCGCGTCAAGGACTGGAACGAGGTGTACGTCCCCGGCTCCCTGCTGCCGATCATCAGCAAGCAGGCCGGGCGCTGCATGGACTGCGGTATCCCGTTCTGCCACAACGGCTGCCCGCTCGGGAACCTCATCCCCGAGTGGAACGACTACGCCTACCGCGAGAACTGGCAGGCGGCGAGCGAGCGGCTGCACGCCACGAACAACTTCCCGGAGTTCACCGGACGGCTCTGCCCCGCCCCCTGCGAGGCGGCGTGCGTCCTCGGCATCAGCCAGCCCGCCGTCACCATCAAGAACGTCGAGGTCTCGATCATCGACAAGGCGTGGGACACGGGTGACGTGACACCGCAGCCGCCGGAGCGGCTGTCCGGCAAGACCGTCGCGGTCATCGGCTCGGGTCCGGCGGGCCTCGCCGCCGCCCAGCAGCTGACCCGCGCCGGCCACACCGTCGTCGTGTACGAGCGCGCCGACCGCGTCGGCGGTCTGCTGCGCTACGGCATCCCCGAGTTCAAGATGGAGAAGCGGCACATCAACCGCCGTATCGAGCAGATGCGCGCGGAGGGCACCAAGTTCCGCACCGGGATCGAGATCGGCCGCGACCTGACGGCGACGGACCTGCGCAAGCGCTTCGACGCGGTCGTCATCGCCGCCGGTGCCACCACCGCGCGCGACCTGCCGGTGCCCGGCCGCGAACTGAACGGCATCCATCAGGCGATGGAGTACCTGCCGCTCTCCAACAAGGTCGTCGAAGGCGACTTCGTCACCCCGCCGATCACCGCCGAGGGCAAGCACGTCGTCGTCATCGGCGGCGGCGACACCGGAGCCGACTGCGTCGGCACGGCCCACCGCCAGGGCGCCGCCTCCGTCACCCAGCTGGAGATCATGCCCCGCCCGGGCGAGGAGCGCGGCACCGGCCAGCCCTGGCCGACGTTCCCGATGCTCTACAAGGTGACGTCCGCGCACGAGGAGGGCGGCGAGCGGGTCTACTCCGTCTCCACCACCCACTTCGAGGGCGACGCGAACGGCGACGTCCGGTCGCTGCACCTCGTCGAGGTCGAGTTCGCCGACGGCCGGCCCGCCCCGAAGCCCGGCACGGAGCGGGCCATCCCCGCCCAGCTGGTCACCCTCGCCATGGGCTTCACCGGCACCGACGTCGAGAACGGCCTGGTCACCCAGTTCGGCCTGGCACTGGACGAGCGCGGTAACATCGCCCGTGACGCGGACTTCGCCACCAACATCGACGGCGTCTACGTCGCCGGCGACGCGGGCCGCGGCCAGTCCCTCATCGTCTGGGCCATCGCCGAGGGCCGCTCCGCGGCACGCGGGGTGGACCGCTACCTCACGGGCGCGAGCGAACTGCCCGCCCCCATCCGCCCGACGGACCGCGCCCTGACGGTCTGA
- a CDS encoding DUF7848 domain-containing protein — translation MSPRAVYRHVVHTICHAPEGGITYEAFCTAANCGAESGPHAEQEAAQDWALRHSGRTGHDLFRRVFTDHAQVTRAE, via the coding sequence ATGAGCCCCCGCGCTGTATACCGGCACGTCGTTCACACCATCTGCCACGCGCCCGAAGGCGGCATCACCTACGAGGCGTTCTGCACCGCTGCCAACTGCGGAGCCGAATCCGGACCCCACGCCGAGCAGGAAGCCGCACAGGACTGGGCACTCCGCCATTCCGGACGCACCGGCCACGACCTGTTCAGACGGGTCTTCACCGACCACGCCCAGGTCACCCGAGCGGAGTAG
- a CDS encoding GntR family transcriptional regulator yields the protein MPSPKTFTKIADHFRERILSGELEPGAKLPTNREIAGQWQAAAATVSRALQALQVENFIRTTPRGTYVADDPRWTLSARDRLTRVQRVKSFLAEGETSRVTAAELIIPPLYVAEIFDLEAGDQVVRREWLAGRGKTRTVFAVTWYPAPFAALVADLLNTAPGRNHGLSTRVLEATGRTITHARDDMHARPADAREASALGLPVGSPVLAGVHRWSDTEGIIEYGEWCLPPRFTIGYDYQP from the coding sequence ATGCCCAGTCCCAAGACGTTCACGAAGATCGCGGATCACTTCCGGGAGCGCATCCTGTCGGGAGAGCTTGAGCCCGGCGCCAAGCTGCCGACGAACCGGGAGATCGCCGGCCAGTGGCAGGCCGCGGCCGCCACGGTCTCGCGGGCCTTGCAGGCTCTCCAGGTGGAGAACTTCATCCGCACCACCCCCAGGGGCACCTACGTCGCCGACGACCCTCGCTGGACGTTGTCAGCGCGGGACCGGCTGACCCGGGTCCAGCGGGTGAAGTCGTTCCTGGCCGAGGGCGAGACGAGCCGGGTGACGGCCGCCGAGCTGATCATCCCGCCGCTGTACGTGGCGGAGATCTTCGATCTGGAGGCCGGGGATCAGGTGGTGCGGCGCGAGTGGCTGGCGGGCCGGGGCAAGACCCGGACCGTGTTCGCGGTGACCTGGTACCCGGCCCCGTTCGCCGCCCTCGTGGCGGATCTGCTGAACACGGCCCCGGGCCGCAATCACGGACTGTCCACCCGGGTTCTGGAAGCCACCGGGCGCACGATCACCCACGCCCGCGACGACATGCACGCCCGCCCCGCCGACGCCCGAGAGGCGAGCGCGCTGGGGCTGCCGGTCGGCTCTCCGGTCCTGGCCGGCGTCCACCGCTGGTCGGACACAGAGGGGATCATCGAGTACGGGGAATGGTGCCTGCCGCCCCGCTTCACCATCGGCTACGACTACCAGCCCTGA
- a CDS encoding VIT1/CCC1 transporter family protein: MSIIETEAALHEAHRDNHTHRDVNGGWLRPAVFGAMDGLVSNLALMSGVAGGSASPQTMVITGLAGLAAGAFSMAAGEYTSVASQRELVQAELEVERRELHKHPVDEMEELAALYAARGVEPRLAREVAVQLSRDPERALEIHAREELGIDPDDLPSPTVAAVSSFVSFALGALLPVLPYLLGATSLWPAVLLALLGLFACGALVSRVTARGWWSSGLRQLALGGAAAAVTYGIGSLVGAAV; the protein is encoded by the coding sequence GTGTCCATCATCGAGACCGAGGCGGCGCTGCACGAGGCGCACCGCGACAACCACACGCACCGGGACGTCAACGGCGGCTGGCTGCGCCCCGCGGTGTTCGGCGCGATGGACGGGCTGGTGTCCAACCTCGCCCTGATGAGCGGTGTCGCGGGCGGTTCCGCGTCCCCGCAGACCATGGTGATCACGGGTCTCGCCGGTCTGGCGGCGGGTGCCTTCTCCATGGCCGCCGGCGAGTACACCTCGGTCGCCTCGCAGCGCGAACTCGTCCAGGCGGAACTCGAGGTCGAGCGCCGCGAGCTGCACAAGCACCCGGTCGACGAGATGGAGGAGCTGGCCGCGCTGTACGCGGCGCGCGGTGTCGAGCCCCGGCTCGCCCGCGAGGTGGCCGTGCAGCTGTCCAGGGACCCGGAGCGGGCACTGGAGATACACGCCCGCGAGGAGCTGGGCATCGACCCGGACGACCTGCCCTCACCGACGGTCGCCGCCGTCTCGTCCTTCGTGTCGTTCGCCCTGGGTGCGCTGCTGCCGGTCCTGCCCTACCTCCTGGGTGCGACGTCGCTGTGGCCGGCGGTGCTGCTGGCGCTCCTGGGACTGTTCGCCTGCGGGGCGCTGGTGTCCAGGGTGACCGCCCGCGGCTGGTGGTCCAGCGGGCTCCGGCAGCTGGCCCTGGGCGGTGCCGCCGCGGCCGTGACATACGGGATCGGAAGCCTGGTCGGGGCCGCCGTGTAG